The DNA window GCTTCTTGGTGCAATGGTTATGCCGTAAGTTTATTAAAATCCCAGCCTTTATTGTACAAGTCAAGACtcttttctcacatatttttctATTTGCAGGCACAATCTCTTCCTGCACTCGGCCTTGGTACTTTCGAGGAAAATACCTCGATCTTCCGGTGGAATCAAAGTAACCTTGATTTTTTAGTATAACATTGTTTTTCTTGTATGTTCTACTATTAACCACCTTTTGCTAATTGaggaaaacaaaattattatgaatttatgcAGGAGGCTTGTCGATATTATATGATTGAAAGTGGATTTGCTTTGTTGATCGCCTTCCTGATTAATGTGTCTGTTATCTCAGTAAGTGGCGCGGTCTGTAATTCACCAAATATGAGCTCAGATGATCATGAGAGCTGCAAAGATTTGGATTTGAATAAAGCCTCCTTTTTGCTTAAAGTAAGTAATAATCTAGTAtttgtgtgtgtttttttaGTACCAAATTATTGgtaactattttaagtttacGTTTCTTTGTTGTAGAATGTATTAGGTAATTGGAGTTCAAAAATTTTTGCCATTGCTTTGTTAGCATCGGGTCAAAGTTCTACCATAACAGGGACTTATGCCGGCCAATATGTTATGCAGGTAAAACACTTGTTTTTAGCCTACTCGAGACTTGTGTTATTATGTGTTTACATTTTGCATTTTTCGTAGGGTTTTCTTGAGTTAAGGCTAACACCTTGGGTTCGAAACTTGTTAACCCGGTGCTTGGCCATCGTTCCTAGTCTGGTCGTAGCAATTATTGGTGGTTCTGCTGGTGCTGGACGGTTGATTATCATTGCCTCGGTAAATTTTCTAAAGAAAATGAGCATTCTTAGAttgttttttgttgttgttatgAACCGGCCAAGTTTGAATTTTGTATTGACAGATGATTCTATCGTTTGAGCTCCCGTTTGCTCTAATTCCTCTCCTTAAGTTTACAAGTAGCAAGACAAAGATGGGGGAACATGCCAACTCCCTTGCAGTAAGATATTAACTAACCTCTTATCACTTTCTATTTAATAGTGTTGAAAAAGAATGAATCTAGCttttattgaatttgtttttatacacATTTGTTTTGAAGATTACAGCCACTACTTGGGTGATTGGTTTCTTGATTATGGGAATAAATATCTACTATCTGATATCGAGCTTCATTAAAATACTTCTTCATAATGAACTAAAGCTAGTAGCTGCCGTCTTCTGTGGAATATTGGGATGCTCGGGCGTGTTGATCTATTTAGCTGGAATAGGTTACCTTGTATTGAGGAAAAACAGGAAACCAACTCATCTCCTAGCAATGAGTGGACCTGATGGAGGACAAACGGAGAACGAGTTGAATTATGCATCGATGTGCAGCCTTCCGAGAGAGGACATCGTAAGCATGCAATTGCCAAAAAGGAGGGATGTTTCGAACATTGAATGAAGATGGATTGATGGTATAACATAACTcaactttttcttttatattgcTAATAAGAGTGAATgtaagataaaagaaaataagcaATTGAAGTCTTGATTTGATAATTGATAGGGTTCAAGATGTTGCATGGTCATAACTCATGTCCTTGGGCAGGGAATTAAGCTCACTCTTGTTGAAATgcaaatatttattagtttaagttttaacaaaataatttttgaatctGACTTAAGCAAGGCAGTTAGCCCGACTGTTTGGGTACCCGAAGGAATTGGGTACCTAATGGAAGAACCGAGGCGTTTTGGTCTACTAGACAAGACAGACTTAATCATTCattcgaaaaaaaaaaatttaaaattttataattgagtgaattcatatttaatttttattatttattttatcttttctcAATATTATTCCTAATCCATATCATAAGTTAGatgatcatttatttattacgtcttaaaaataatataattttaatattctagatcttcttattttaaatattttatattaatttaagaaacagtttatataatataattaatttaaacgtATCAAGACTCaagatttagtttatttaaataaacccaCTACCAAACAAGGCTGGCCTAGTTTCAATAacagaaaaaaagaaaaagtaataattgttttttatttttaagccaTTTTAGtgagaaattttttaaaatataaattagaagaGTTTGAGAGAACAGAAAGAAAATGTAGTATATTCGTATAAGTACGGTAATGccattaattcatttattaataaccTAATTATCTATTACAAATGTAACATTGTTAACATTTTTTGGGGCTAAATGTAGGGCTTTTATTGAAatcatagataaaaaaaaaattgttatatacTTTGACAGAAAATTGAGTcatgataatttttaaattataaaaagaaaaataaattaagattttgagaatatagtttataagaaaattttaatgaCCCTTCAAAATAGATGGTCTAGACTCTAGTGACATTGAATAACTCCTATTACTAAGTCAAAGTTTCCAaactattttccaaaaaaaaaacaaaattccaaactaatataatttgaagttgatttagtttattcaatcatttctaaattaatttagtttattatttaaacttactcatcatatttatttaattttatttttattaatattatataattattaaatacattttaaatttattttttatatatttaaagtaacattttatataatatattatagtaaatcaATTTATGATGATGCTCATAAGATTGTTTGGAATACCGATGTCAGATAAGGTGTCTTGGATGAAAGTCTTTCACTTTTGTTTGGGTCATGGCGACAGTCGCTCCTAAGATCATAGAAGCAATGATGTTGATCTACATACACGTCTTGCTTTTATTGTTATATCCTCACATAAAACAGATAGAATTATGTCAAAATTAGGATACACTATGggaaaataaaacttttattgaAGAGAAGCAAAATGAAAGGCTTTCTAAAAATTCTCTTAACTACATCCAATCTCCTacagaaataaaaaagaattccATGCTCTTCCTTTCAGAAATGGAAGATTAGCGATTCCATCAGGCTTTCGCCCAATGCGGAAAATTTCCCTTCCCTTTCCGTAGGAGTCTGGCCGTGTCTCAGTTCCACTGATCATCCTCTCCGACCATCTATTGATCATCCCCTTGATAAGCTATTAAATCACCGACTAGCTAATAAGACGTGAGCCTCTCCTCAGATGAATTCCTCCTTTTGCTCATCGACGTGAGGAGCATGgatgattatatttttaagcGCGAACTTCGGACGAATATAAATCGCATGGATACAAGTTATGcattaaaatgaaaaacaattcTGAATCCACTTGTCTACAAATAAAGGTGGATGAACAAAAAAGTGTAAGTGAAGCAAAAGATGAAAGTAATTCCCGCAAGTTAAGCAGATAGTCCCGCAAATACACTTAAGGAGTTTAAAGATATTCACGTCTTGTTACCGCTAAACTAGAAAAGAAGATAAATTTTTATCATCTTTCATAACACCCTAGtgttatcaatatttttttgtgtcCTATATTATCatccattaatatttttataaatgtttacaaaaaatatatataattaattttaatattaatgataaataacttaataattaataaaactattacaattaccttattttaaaattattaacatcttattatattaatattataatataataaatgttaccattacttaatatttttttaatatttatttattaatttaaaatattttaataattataataacttaataataaaataaaaattattataattatcttattttaaaaatgattactATTTTAATTACATTTCTATAATCTTCTTggttatacttttaaaatatcattatgatatgtcaaaattattatttttaatttaaataagttttttttaaatggttaatgcaaaatgatataaatgataGTCGTTTAAGCTTAACGACAACAACATTTGAAAtgatataaatgattataaatgatagtcatttaatttgaataaaatgactttgacaaatatatttttttaaatttcataaatattaaaatagaaattaaatataattaaagctataataattattattatattatataaaatataaaaaattaaacatttgaAAGATATCTTGATCTACCTGCTGAACTATACAtttgaaagatattttttttctaggaCTTCCAACATGTACAAAAGTTGTTTATCACACTCATTGAATTAAGTGTAAATGTCTAGCCTTTTTACTCCTTCGAAGATATTTTATACATCACTAATTGTGTGGTATTTTAATAATCAGGCATTGGTTGCATTAGGGTTGAAAACAGGGGAGTGTTACAATAACTAGCAGAGACTTTTAAGTCCCCAGAAAGGTAATTTCTTTTAAGTGCTTGAATCTTGCATCTTAAAAACAAGTTTTATTCTCTAATGGTAAAAATTAGGCCATAAGATATATttcatatatgttttatttgattcatcCTAATTTTACATGATAAAACCTTCGGCTTGATCTGGATCTCACACCGTTAAAACtactctttaatttatttttacgtggtgaatttattcttttaatcgTATCAAAAAATAAAGCGATGAAAACATAGACTTTATAGTCAACCTCATAAGTAATATTCTTGTCGAATCTCCTCTTCGATTGAGATTTTAATTTGAGGTTGAACATAGATCTTTTTAACTTCTTCAATTAAGAATGACATCAAGACTAAAGATTcgttatctatttttttttaaattagaaaaataattaaggcGTGTGAATGTCTTAATTAGAGATTCTTTTATGAGTTCAGTGTTTGGTTACGTGTAAAAAAACACTAAAATCACTTTGTTCCGCAACTCCCCGTAGGTCTCTATTTTAACAGTCTTGAcctttagaaaaaatattattacacttCACATTTTAGACACTTGAAACTTAATTCTATCGTGTTAAGCCTTAATACTAATGATGTATCTTAGAATAACAAAAaccattatataatataaatacacaatgaattttcaaaaaattatcatttaagcATATTTAGACATAATAATCATGACAATCATTCATAATTCATAGGCATTAATCACTAAGTGAAGCATTGagatcatataaatatatacatcatgaatatattaaaataagtacattataaaaaaatatttaaatcataagTCTAATAatcattttagacatttttctAAACATAGACACTTAGAACATTAATAGACatgcattaaaatattaaattatagtaAGTGTAGAAATAtacctattatatatatatatatatatatatatatatatatatatatatatatatatatatttctatgaTTTTTAGAGccttaaaacaaattaaaataattaaatgtaaaaaataaaattatgatcaaACTGGTCCtttattaataaagaataaattttaatcttcataaaaaaatattactttcttgattaaaattaattttttaattatttaattaattaataataaatatcaaataataaaagaataaaagaaaataaacaataatgaACATAAATGCTCAGTCATGCAATTTGcgccaaaattttaatttgggCTTGTGAACCAGTAAGTTTGGTCATAACTTAGCTTTGGTCAGGAATTCAGAAGTCTTGGGCCAACGGGTAGTTGGTCAAAAACAGGTCAGGACTTAAGTGGGTTTTTGCTTCTAATCTCAAGGGTTAAAGTTACGGGTTTCATAGTCAAACAAGATAACTCAACCGATAACTCATTCATAGTTATCGGttttattttacaagtttattggttaacctttttttaccggttaaacggttcaaTTTTCGTGAATTATTTTTCAAACGGTTTAACGGGTAAattagtaataatttaatcatataaatatatattagttatttttgtaaatattagatatattataaataatatttaataatatatattagtttttttatttaaattataaattttaaataatatttaataataccATTATGAATTATACGCATCGAACAACTACGATAATTGAAGGTTCAACGATTTATCTCTAACTAGAGATGATAATGTGTACCCGTATACCTGATATTCGTGGATGCCCGATGATCATGTTCGGGTATTTTAACTCGGGTTTGGGGTCGGGCATATGAGGGTAAAAAAGTACCCGATCGAGTTCGGATCGAGAATGAAGAGTGTGCGAAACTCAAACCCGATACccgtttatataaataataaaaataaaatgttttttattaagattaataTGACTTATCAAATACCTCATgtgacaaatattatattaaatacataCACTTCAGTTCTCAAAAGAATTATGTCTCTCTTTGGTACTCtttaataattcatctttaacttttttttaaaataaaaaatgttattaattttatattcttcatcttcattttttttttttacttttttttaatttttatactaATATTTCTCTTCAACCATACAATAGAGTTATTATCTTCTTTAACATCTGCAACATAAATATGTAGGTAAagtaattaatgtttttatttattttttaatattttaatttactaattttaaaatcatttattatttaataaaattatggtttttattatccaatttatatatatattcttataaaaatttaatcggATAATGATGTACCCGACGAAACGGGGATAGGATATGAAGAGAGGTACCCGTCAGAGTCggataataaaatgataatcgAGTTTATGGATGAATACTTAACTACCCGACAAATAGAGTATTCATTGTCATCCTTATCTCTAATTAGATAGTGAATCAAGTAACCGCTCTTATTCTGAGAGTACCTGGCctagaaaatattttgtaatcaCTATTATGTAGGATTAGTCATATTGGATCCTCGGTTACTTCTCTTGTCCTCTCTCACAAGAAAATAGGCAAAAtagtgattttaaaaaaaaataattattcaatttttacctggtcttgttctctttgggttttttaaaaaacccaccccaaatcaattttccaatcaatcacatcactcatttcattaaccaaatactaaaatactctctattttaaattattattttttattttattaatatatatcaataccctttaagtctttttaccaaaaataatcattatcttctcgaaatcatcaccaatcattacctTTTTCCCTCtttagtttttcaaaaaccccaatTCGAACCAGGCCTAGGTATGAGTAGCAGAGCATCCAAAATCAGGATTAGTACACGCGTGGTTGATGTTaatgattatgttttattaatatttaattaattaacgaaatcataatatttaaataaattgttattattctataaaataataatcccTAATATCTCTATTCTTTATACACAGCcaaaatattctttaaataaaagaaacatagttagacaagtgatttgattgagatattcatatttattgaaattaaaaatgatttgacagcatactaatttttttattttaaattatctaatttatctatttaaatatgatataaaattagttttattattccTAAGAATTTACTTCGATAATCATAAGTCAAAACCACGTGAAAAGGagtattttgtatattttattgaataatattattttaatttaatatttatggcTAACTGCCgtacttattaatttaaaaaaaacataaacactGGGCGAAAGTCCATTAtcatgaaaatttaattatcaaaaaataaaatatacaattacAAGCACTCcactcttttatttaatattataaacatacTTCAAATCACATTcttataatcttttaattagTTTACTTGCTCTTATTGTGTTTAGTTAATTTTGTATTGCCCGGATTCTATCGagctatattaatattaatattatatattaaaacatttattgcaatttgcaaataataatatataatgaaggaGACTGCTCATCTTCTTTCAAATAGAATAATACTCCAAGATAGAATCAATTATTCCTTATATACTACCTTAGTGAGacaaatatttcaataattaataataatagaaattaaTATACTCAAATAATAACCTACCTAACTTAGCAGGTGTGAATTGAAtcaaattacttatatatatttaaattgaatttgattgtttttaaaaacattaacatTCATGACTCAAACCTTCATTTTCATAACAATAGAAATAAATATCAACAATTGGACATTTAAAGTGGAGCAATATCTTatattagaaaattttgaaatagaaAGTTACCATAATTATACATATTCATTACATTGATATTCATGATAGACAACAAACGGAAACTAGATCATAGTTATATAGCATATGATATCGATCACTCAcgttgatatatataataatagactAGCTATTAAAGGACCCAAAAATGGTCCGGGATGTAGACTTGAACTCATGACACTGAGGACATGATAACATTTTATTCAAGAAAACTGTCTAATAACATCATATTCAATCAAGAGGCGATGCGAATGGAGTCGTTGTTGTTCTGATTCTGGGTAGGCAAGGGGAGATGGCCCTTGTCTTGTAGGCTTTTGACGGTCTCATacaagctttgtttaaccgaaGTAAACTCTAAGCCAATGTCTTTTAGCTTTTGGTTCGAGAACTTGTATGGTTTCACCCTAGGCTTCCCATTATCTTTGCACCTGCGAGTAATTAAACAACATGATTATTGTTAAGTGCTGACATGGGTATTGGGTGATCATGACACCATCAATTGCTTTCGGTGCTAAAGGGTTTGAGGGGTCAGAAAACTCAACCAATCcattttgtataataaaataattaaaagctAACAACTTTGTATGAGTGGCTGTGAAGAAGAGGAATGTAAGAACAAGTTcattggtggtggtggtggtctACCAACAACTTAGACTAAAACATTTTACCAAACTGAAAGAGAAAGATTAAATCCAATGCATGCGAAAATCAATTCATTCTAGACTTGCTTATAAGATTTCAGATAGAAAATTTGACAATTACAAATATACAATGAATGGACCCCTATTTTACTATCCTTATTATAAGAATCAAATATCAAATGGGGGtgggttaataatatttaaatgtcatatatataatcattgGTATCTTCTAAGAAATGGATAGTAGTAGGTAAACAAGAAGAGAGTCTAAAAGTATGGACCTTTGAAAAAAACACGGTGAGGTGGTAGGTGGGACATCTTCAACTCACAAGTGctatttctttaaatattatatagagTCTTGCCACAAATGTACaccaataataataaacaaagtttatattttgtcttCGTGGAAGGCCAATTCTAAGAAATTGTTGGTACATATTTGTTTCTTACTAGTCTCCTCTTTGTTGTTTTCTGGTGAACCTAATCCAAggattttatttatctatatattaattagatagatCAATAATTAAACTTACCCATAAACCAAATTGTTTTCCTTCTAATATGATATGCAAACAAATGAGGACCCATCAATCCACCTAGctataaatcaattattaataataataaaaaaaaaaaaaagacttacTTGTTAGGAATAGGATACTCAGGGAAGAACTTAGCCAAAATATCCACCACATCTCCACGGTGAAGAACACTCTCTGCACATAGATAACGTCCTGAAGCAGAAGGAGATTCGTAGACGAGAATGTGTGCCAATGCCACATCTTTAACATCCACATAAGCCTGGACCGAGTTTGCATAAGTCTTGGTTGAGCCAGTTAGGTACTTGAGGATATGGATGATACTAGCATTTGGAGTTGGTTGCAATAATGCACCAAGAACAAGAACAGGGTTTATAACCACTAAGTCTACTCCTCTTTCCCTTGCCTCATCCCACGCTGCTTGCTCTGCCACTGCCTTTCCATAGCAATACCAATTCTACACATTTTTTTGTTACAAAATTGTTATGATTCAATATCTTTTGAGAATGGTTATTTAGATATGTATATGTTTTACCTTGGTCAATTTGCAGAATTCCAGATCACTCCAACAACTCTCATCAACAACTGCATCAGGTGCCCGATTAGGATCCATTGTAACAGCTCCAATAGATGATGTGAACACAACCCGCCTAACTTTTGCTTCATCTGCTGCAATGATTATATTCTTCGTCCCATTCACTGCTGGCTCAACCATTTCCTCCTTCATTTTACCACTCAAACAATTTAATACATAGTCCAGTGTAACCTTATTTGAAatcatttgtatttaaaaaattccaaACTACCATTAATTCTTTGAGATTTAATTGAGATTTGTTCAAAGATAAAgatcatataaataaatcaaacccTTAATGCTCTAGATTCATGCTGtccacttttattaattttatgaattttcaaTGAGGAAATGGTCCTTTTTTCCTATAGTGTATTTCCATCATCTTAAGATACCATGTCTTAAAAGATATGTctattcaataataaaaaaaaaaagggtctaaacatataaaattcaaaatgataacATAAAATAAGGGGAAAAAtcaaaaatgtttgaaatagtACGGAAAGAGAAGAAAATTTGCAAGGTTATTTGTCAATGTTGAATTGGAATATCTCTTCATTCACTCAACAATCCAGCTTAGAAGATATATACAATTCTTTGGAATTGATAAGgcttaaattaatattagtaaaaatgttaataaaataaataaataaatttcttaaaatatactattaaacatagaaattatttatttttattttttaaataattcatctattatgaaaataaataaaagtcccAGTTAAAcatagaaatttaatttaattacaatatctttataattatgattaatataatcatattattaataattaatcaccAATTTTAGAAACTACAATTACTTCATGCATGCCAGCTCGATAaaccataaattatttataatttaataaatctcAAAAAATCGAAAGAGTAAAGGTGAAAAAGTAACTTACAGGATCGTCAGTTACAGGAGACGCGGTATGGAAAACTCCGTCGCAGCCGCTAATCGCCGAGTGTAAACTCTGATAATCGAGAAGATCGGCTCTACATAGAATCAGCCTTTCACTAGCACCTTCCAGCTCTCTCAAATGGAAATTCTTAGGATCATCTACGATTTCAAACACACATGCAATCACATAAACAATCGCACAATCGCACAAATAGATAATAAATCGATTCTGAAATTAGGTTATTCCGATTCGATTACCTGGATTTCTCACGGTGCCTCTTACGGTGTAACCTTTTTCGAGAAGTGATTTGACGAGCCAAGAAGCGATGAAACCTCCGGCGCCGGTGACACATACGGTTTCGCCTGAATGAGATGGCATGATGTCGCCGGAGAGATTTGTTTGGATTGCGGTTATAGATGTAGAAATTGGattgaaagaaagagagagaagtgTGAAATGTGCTTTAGTGAGAGGATGTAGTTTCTAATTGTTACGCACTAGTGTTATTTATACTAAAACGTTTCACCTACCACCAGCCATAACCTTCTATAGAGAGAAGTAATAAGACACTTTACCCTTCTTCTTTTggataaataagtaaattagtccttatttttgtattaattttacatGTATCACATTTTAGCCTACAATTAACAAATTAGTTGTATAAACAAAATCTTGTAAGTTATGCATAAACATTTCATTGTAAGCTTGGTATAAaccttttgaaaattttaactataattatCCTATTATATCTCGTCTTCAAACTCCTTGAGGTTCTGGGTTCGAACGGATAGGTTCCTTTGTTGTGTGTTATTTGTTCCCCTCACATAGAGGGGCAAAatagtcatttaaaaaaattattgttttgttcTTTCCTATGAAAGGGAACATAAGATTATCCTGAATAGATCTGCTGGAGTTCGAAATCGTTTGATTAAGCGTATTTGCGGGTTATGTACGTAATCAGCGAGAATTAGTCGCACTTTGAAAAAGAAGAGACCCAacgttcatatatatatatatatataatattataaacaactAAAACTttggattttaaatttttttcttcactTGATTTGGAATAAGATGGGTAGTTGGATGAGAGAATTTGAggatgttaatttaattttcatattgttattaatttgtg is part of the Impatiens glandulifera chromosome 1, dImpGla2.1, whole genome shotgun sequence genome and encodes:
- the LOC124920476 gene encoding cinnamoyl-CoA reductase 1 is translated as MPSHSGETVCVTGAGGFIASWLVKSLLEKGYTVRGTVRNPDDPKNFHLRELEGASERLILCRADLLDYQSLHSAISGCDGVFHTASPVTDDPEEMVEPAVNGTKNIIIAADEAKVRRVVFTSSIGAVTMDPNRAPDAVVDESCWSDLEFCKLTKNWYCYGKAVAEQAAWDEARERGVDLVVINPVLVLGALLQPTPNASIIHILKYLTGSTKTYANSVQAYVDVKDVALAHILVYESPSASGRYLCAESVLHRGDVVDILAKFFPEYPIPNKCKDNGKPRVKPYKFSNQKLKDIGLEFTSVKQSLYETVKSLQDKGHLPLPTQNQNNNDSIRIAS
- the LOC124920475 gene encoding metal transporter Nramp6-like, which translates into the protein MAATDSERPQFIAKTGNRSSTNTPLIETIENDQIVVPDKKNWRNLFAYMGPGFLVSIAYIDPGNFETDLQSGAQYKYELLWVILVASCAALIIQSLAANLGVVTGHHLAEHCRKEYPKVPNFILWVLAEIAVVACDIPEVIGTAFALNMLFNIPIWCGVLLTGFSTLILLALQQYGVRKLEFFIAFLVMTIAACFFVEMGYAKPKASEVLKGLFVPQLNGNGATGLAISLLGAMVMPHNLFLHSALVLSRKIPRSSGGIKEACRYYMIESGFALLIAFLINVSVISVSGAVCNSPNMSSDDHESCKDLDLNKASFLLKNVLGNWSSKIFAIALLASGQSSTITGTYAGQYVMQGFLELRLTPWVRNLLTRCLAIVPSLVVAIIGGSAGAGRLIIIASMILSFELPFALIPLLKFTSSKTKMGEHANSLAITATTWVIGFLIMGINIYYLISSFIKILLHNELKLVAAVFCGILGCSGVLIYLAGIGYLVLRKNRKPTHLLAMSGPDGGQTENELNYASMCSLPREDIVSMQLPKRRDVSNIE